In Deltaproteobacteria bacterium, the DNA window TGGCAGAAGACCAGGCACCATTCGCAGCGTAAGCGTAAACCTCTATCGTGTGCTCCCCCTGAGACCACTGCCCAGCGTCAAGCTTCTTCCCCTTTATGTCAGAATAACTCCACCTTACACTCGTCCCCTCATACCACTTGTAACCATAGGAGGATCCGTCAATGTATATATACACATACCCTTCATTGCCCTCAACACACTCCTTGAACTCAACCGTCCCAGTTATGTCAAACTCACCCTCCACCTGACCAGGACTGTTGACGCTCACTCCAGGCGTATTATCAATAACAAAACTACCCGTGGCAGAAGACCAGGCACCATTCGCAGCGTAAGCGTAAACCTCTATCGTGTGCTCCCCCTGAGACCACTGCCCAGCGTCAAGCTTCTTCCCCTTTATGTCAGAATAACTCCACCTAACTCCACCCTACACTCGTCCCCTCGTACCACTTGTAACCATAGGGTGATCCGTCAATGAAAATCTGAACATAACCCTCTTCACCCCCAACATGTTCCTTGAACTCAACCGATCCTGTTATGTCAAACGCCCCCTCCACCTGGCCGAGACTGTTGACAATTAAAACCGGAGTATTGTCTATTTTGATGGTGACCGTGTCTGTGGCAGAAACCCCATGTGAATCAACCGCTACAGCTTTAAAGGTGTGTTCTCCCTGGCTTAATGCCCCACCGTCGATGATTGTCGACCAGGTGGCAGAACCGTTACCCGACGAACCACCTATTGCTGTATTCTCATGGTAAACCGTAAGGGACCCCAAATCGTTGGTCACACAATTTGGCGGTGTTTCATCGTCACACTCCTCATAAGCCGTAAATGAGCCAGATGCGTGAAGCGGAATAGCCCCTTCAGAGCCTCCAAGGGTTATCGATGCACTCGTGGACCACCCCCGGGACGGAAAAAACAGCAAAACAGCAAAAAGTAAAAAAATCACCAGCAATCCTTTTGCTCTCATCTCCCTTTCCCTTTTGGAGCCGGAACCTATCACCTTATTCTTTCGCTCACCTCGATACTTGCTTCCCAGCACTGAGTATAACCCCCGAATAGCAACGTAAGACGGATCCGCATCATGAAGAAAAACAATGTAGGGACTACGTCCGCCCCCGGGACTTTTCCGTCTCAGAAAAGTCCCTCTTTCTCCTCGAGACAAAAACGCAGGCAGGGGTAATCCTCTATAGGTCAAACAGAGAGAGCCCCCTTGCGAAACCTCCACGTCCAATCTTCCGTACCCGTCACGGCTGCGGCGTGACAAACCCGCCAAACAACCGGCGGACGGGCTGCGTCAGACTCAGATTTTAAAACTCAAGAAAAAACAAGATGTACAGGTAAAACAAGGTAAGACAAAAAAGAAAAGCAATCTTCTCGGTATGCCAAAAAACACGGCATGTGCTCCGAACGGCAACAAAGTACCGCTGTAGCAAACAGCACTAACCAGAAATAGAATAAAATGTCAAGTACTTTTTTAGCCATCATTATCCGTCCTGGATTGTTCATCGTGAAACACTTTCATCTCCTTCAGAGCCATCCTGAACACCCTATCTTCCAGCCGCCGGATCCGGACACCTGCTATCGTCTGAACTTTCCCGTTAAATGAATATTAAAACCCACGCGATTTGACTTGTGGGCCCTTTTCGGGTAAAAAGATTTCGCCTTATCGGTGTCCGAAATAGGATCATCTTCAGCCTCAAGCGAACTAATATCAGCGACACATCTCAGGCGTAACAGCCACTCTCAGACTCATGCTCCATCCACACCTCGAGAAGCAGAAACCGATATTTTTCAGGAAGAGGTCTGGGATTTTCTTACATTCCTGCCGGCTTGGGGCCAGGACGGACAGAAGCATCGGCGGAATCTGTCATCTCAAACTCTGGTGAGCTGCCTGATTTCCGGTTGGGCGAGGGGTTCTTTATCTGGCGGATCAAGGGCATGAAAGCGAAAGTGTCATGAATGAAAACGGCTGGAAAGTTCTGATCATTGATGATGAAGAAGGGATCCGCAAGGTCCTGGCCATCGCCCTCCAAGACCGCGGGTATGAGGTGATTACCGCCGGGGATGGTGAGACGGGACTCGGGTTATGTCGCAAGGAGTCGCCCCAAATCGTCATCACGGATGTGCGCATGCCTGGAATGGACGGAATCGAGGTCCTCAGGCAAGTCAAGGAGCAGGATCCGGACAAGGAAGTGATCGTGGTTACCGCCTTTGGGGAAATGGAAACCGCCATCCGGGCGCTCCGGCTCGGCGCATCTGACTTCATCCTCAAACCGATCGATGACGACGCTCTGTTCGTGGCCCTGGATCGTGCCAAGACCCGTGCCGGAATGCGCCGGGAACTGAAGGAGTATACCAGCCTGATCGAGACCCGCCTCATGGCCACGGCCGCGGAACTCGCCAAGACCTTCGATTTTCAACAAAACCTCATCGAAAGCTCCATAGACGGAATCATGGCATGTGACCGGGAAGGCCGGGTAGTCACATACAACCGAAGCATGGAGGTCATGACCGGATTCCCCAGAAAAGACGTGTTGGGCCGGATGCACTTCGAGCGCTTTTTCCCCGTCGGATCGGTAGAAACTCTCAAAGAGGCCGTCGATTCCGAGGAGTTCGGCGGCAGGAACCGCCTCTTCCTCTACGAGACTTCCCTCCTTACCCGGGACGGCAAAAAGGTGCCGGTCCAACTCTCCCTCACTCGACTCTTCCAGGATGGAGAAGAGGTCGGGTTTGTGGGTTTCTTCAGGGACCTGAGGGAAATCCGCAGGTTGGAGAGGCGATTCGCCGACCAGGCGCGCGTCCTCCACCAGCACAAGATGATGTCCCTGGGGAGGCTGGCCGCCAGTGTCGTGCACGAGATCAACAATCCTCTTGCCGGGATCCTGAACTACCTCCGGCTCATGCAGAAGATCCTGAATCGAGGCGCTCCCGGGCCGGAGCACCTTGATAAATTCAAGCAATACCTCTCACTTGTGGAGAGCGAAACCGACCGGTGCTCAAAGATCGTGTCCAATCTCCTGGCCTTCTCCCGTAAATCCAAGACGGAGTTTCGCACGGTCAACGTGAACGAGCTTTTGCAGAAATGCATCCTTCTGAGCGGGCATAAGCTGGCCCTTCAGAACATCGAACTCCGCACTGAGTTGTCTCCGGCAAATCCCTTGATCGAAGGGGATTTCAACCAGATCCAACAGTGCGTGATCAACCTCATTTTTAACGCGGTGGACGCCATGCCAGAGGGCGGGACCCTTACCATGAGCAGTTCTCTCGAACCGAGAGAAGGAATCGTGGAGATCCGGGTGGCCGATACGGGGCGGGGGATCCCACCGGAGGATCTCCCACACATCTTTGATCCTTTTTTCTCCACCAAGACAGAGGGAGAGGGTCTGGGGCTGGGCCTCTCGACCGTTTACGGAATCGTTGACAGGCACAAGGGAACGGTCCACGTAGAGAGCCGTCCCGGGATGGGAACCGTTTTCACGTTGAAGATCCCCGTATCCCTTCCGGAAGGAGCCGAAGGCCCACGGGCATGAAAGGCCGACGACCACTTCGGCCGGGGACAGCCTGTGGGTTCAAGGATTCAAGGGGCGAAAGGGTCGAGGCCTATTCCTCTTCTTTCGGGATCATCTCCTCCGGGATCTCCATGAGTTCTGAAATGACTTCCTTGTAATGGACTGCCTTGCACTTGAGATCGTACTCCTTGATGAGATCCCGGATCTGGTCGATACAGTTGTGGCATGGGACGAAGATCAGTTCCGCACCGGTCTCCCGGAGCTGCTCGGCCTTGACTCGGCCGGCCTTGAGCCGGTACTTCTTCATCTCGCCGCCCATGGGCATGGCCCCGCCCCCGCCGGCACAACAGAAATTGTAGTTTCCTTGGTTTTTTGGAAGGCGGAAATCCTCCGAAAGCATCTCGGCCAGGCGCCGGTTCTTCTCCGCAAGCCCGCCTCCCCGGATCACGTTGCAGGGGTCCTGTAGCGTCGTGGGAACCTTGACCTTTTCCCGAAGCTTGATACGGCCGTCCCTGATATAGTCATGAAAGAGTTCCACGGAGTGGACCACTTCCTGCTTGGGTTCATAACCCAGCCATGTAGGCGCTTCGAACCGAAGCGCTCGGTAAGCATGGCCTCATTCGGTTACGGCGACTTGCTGCACCCCCAGCTCATCCGCCCTCTTGAAGGTATTCTCCACCACCTTCCGGGCGGTCTCCATGTCGCCGCAGAACATTGCGAGGTTCGTATCATCCCAGCCTTCCTTGCTGGGAAGGGTCCAATCCTCTCCGGCCACATGGAAAATCTTGGCCACTTCCATGATGTCCTGTGGATAAAACTTGGGTTCCCGGGCATTCACGGTGTACATGATCTTAGCGCCCTTCTTGTCGATGGGGATTTTTAACCCCACGAGTTCATCCGCTGTCTCCTCCTCGCACCATTCCAGGGTATCCACCCAGTCCTCTTCGCTGACGGCCATCTGATTCCCCGTGGCCCGGTAATTCTCGATGGCGGCCTTCAAGCCCTCGGGAGCGATTCCCAGGGAAAACAGGAGGGAGCGTAACAGGCCGATCATCAGGGCGATATCGATGCCAAAGGGACAAAAAAGGGCGCACCGCCGGCAGAGATTACACTCATGGTAGACCGTATCATAGACCTTCTGTAAGTATTCCCGGTCAACCTTCCCCTTTTTCCTAAGAATATCCTTGAGAAAAGTCACCTTGTAGGCCGGGATCATCTTTGGATCCCTATCGTTGGCCAGGTAAAAGTGACATGTATCGGCACATAGGGCGCAGTGGGCGCATATATTGAGCCAGGTCTTGAACCGGGCGTTCATTCTCGGTTTCAAAAAGTCCATGATCTTTTTAGCGCTGATCTCCTCACTCATCGTTCGACTCCTTAACTCTGGATAGCTTGGATTCACAAATGGGTTCCGGTCACATGGAATAGCCTCGGCGGCCGAACTCGACAGCCGTCGCGCTCCTGGAAAAGAAAAAGAGGATGAAGTGGCTCAGCTTGGTAAAGGGAATCAGTATCAGCATCAGTTCCCCGGACAATATGTGGATAGTCCGGATATGATCCCCCAGAAAGCCCAGGTCGTCCAGGGTGCCATGCATCAGGAAATAGCCCGTCAGGAAGGGTAGCGCCGTTACGACAAGTACAAGGTAATCGGAAAAGGTGGTAAGGAGCCTGACATCGGGCAACAGGATCCTCCGCAGCAGGAAAAAAAGAGCAATGGCCAGTAGGATCAAGGTCAGGACATCGGCCAGACCATCAGGGATGGTAAGCCACGTCCACTCGAACCTGGATTCCTCCCAGAGGGTTACATGGCCGGCAAGCCAGATGGGGACCAGGATCAGGCAGACGTGAAAGACATATCCTGCGATGGTGAATACGGGATTCTTGGCCACGTCCTTGTTCAGGGGCAATATCCAGCGCCCTAAGGTGGCCAGGACGTACTTCAGGCTGAAGTATTGATATACAACCCTGTCCGCCTTACGGGCGAGGGATACCGTAAGGACCACCCGAACAACGGTTCCGATGATGAAAACAAGAAAGGCGAGCCACAACAAGGGACCTTCGACAAAGGAAGAAAAATCCATCGTCCTCTCCATCTCCTTTCATTATCTTTACCTCAACCTCATCAATTACGATTTCGACCGATGTACGGGATTGAAGTTAACTGGGATCCTGAGTTTATTTATGGATGGACACTAATTAATGCAGATTCGGGTAAAATTGACGATTTCAAAGGTTTTCAATGTATACGCTCGTATCCTCCTAGTCAACTATGAATTAGCGGACCCCTATCCATTCCGCAGGGTTAAAAAAAAGGATTGACGATCGCACGTCAATCCTTCTCTGCATGTAGTAGGTGCTCTAAGCAGGCTAATATTCGGAAGGCATGTCCTTAAGCTGAGCCAGGGAAAACACAGGACCGTCCTTGCAGACGTATTGATCTCCGATATTGCACCGGCCGCAGATCCCGATCCCACACTTCATGCGCATCTCGAGGGAGAGGATGATCCTTTCGGGAGGAAACCCAAGCCGCTCCAGCACGGGCTGGGTGAAGCGGATCATGACGGGCGGGCCGCACACGATGGCGATGGCATTCTCCGCGCTGGTGATCTTCTGTTCCGTAATGGCTGGGACGAAGCCGGTATTGTACTTCCAGTCCGGATCGTCCGTCGCGTCCACCGTGATATGCATATTGATGTCATCACGCCTTTCCCAGGCAGCCAGTTCTTCCTTGTAGAGCAGCATTCCGGGGTTCCTGGCCCCGTAAACAACCGTGATATCCTTAAATTTGTCACGGTTTTCCGGATCCAGCATGTACACGATGCTGGATCTCAGGGTCGTGAAGGCGAACCCTCCTCCTATGATCACCACGTTGCGGCCCTCCATCTCCTCCCAGGGATACCAGTTCCCCAAGGGGCCCCGGAGCCCCATGACGTCTCCAATCTTCATGTTATGGAGGTGCCGGGTCACCCGCCCCACCTTGTTGACCGTAAAGGTTACATGGCCTTTCTCCGTGGGAGAGGAGGCGATACCGATGGGAATTTCGCCCTCCCCGGCGATGGAGAGTTCAGCAAACTGGCCGGGAACATAAGCGAACTTCTTTTCGTCTCCTGGATCCAGGAACACGAGCTTGAAGGTCTTCAGGTTCCTGTCCTCGGTCTCCGTAATGATCTCTTCGATGCGAACCGGGTAGGGCAAGTATGGATTTTTCAAGGAAACACCCCCTGATCAACCAGATCCTCGATCCCGAAACCTTCACCGGGAAGGGAAAGCATATTATCCGGGCCCCGGGAGGTCCCGAAATCAGGAACCCTTTTCGAAATTATTCATGAGCACAAAGACGTCCCGGATGTCGATGTTCACGGGACAGAACTGTACACAACGCCCGCAGCCAGAACACTGGACGCCGCTGTCATACTTGTCCACATAGTATTTCAACTTGTGCATGAACCGCTGGCGGACCCTCTGAAACTTCTGTTCCCTCGGGTTGTGGCCCGACCCGTGGAGGGTAAAGAGTGGGAACATGCAGGAGTCCCAGTTTCGAATACGATCTCCCGCCTTTCCATAGACCTCGTCCTGGATATCAAAGCACCAGCAGGTAGGACAGAGATAGGTGCAGACCCCGCAGTTCAGGCACGCGAAGGCCAGGTCCTCCCAGAAGGGCGCCTCAAAAAGCTCGTTGATCACCTTTTCCTTGAGCCGGTCACTGGGAACGGTCGACTCCAGAGAAGATGTGACATCTTCGGCATGTTGCTCTGCTCTTTTCATCTCCTCTTCCGAGGCCTCCCTTCCTCCCGGAGCCCTTGCCAGTAGGGCCTCACCCTTGTCGGTAAGGCCCTTTGCGAGAAACACATCCCCCTGGTCGTAAAGCAAGACGTCCAGTCCCCTTTCACTGAAAGGGCCTCCCCCCACGGACGTGCAGAAACAGGTTCCGCAGGGCTCATTGCAACCCAGGCCCACAAGGGTTGTGGATTCATAACGCTGAACCCACCAGGGATCCCGGTACTCGGGGTTGTCAAAATTCCGCCTCACAATCTCAAAGGCATGGGCGTCACAGGGCCGGATTCCCATGACGGCACGGGGACCGAAATTCTTGGGGGATTCCTTTAAGATATTTGCCTCCGGGTCCCCCTCATTCAAGGAATATTCGAACATCCGCTCTGATTGAGGATAGACCACACCCTTAGCGGAAAGACGGGTGTTGTGGAAATCGAAATTAGGCCGTACGCCCTCTTCGAGGGATCTGAAACTATGGAAGTCCCCGTCCTTGACCGGAACGATGATCTCGTAGGCATCTTTCAGGGCCCAAAGGACCTCGTTCCATTCTCCCTTGGTGAACACCTTGGCACTCATTGCATGCATCCTTATGAAAACGGCGGATTCTGGGTAATGAAAATCCCGACGAAATTCCCTTTACCGGATGAAATCGTTGTAATCGTCCGGTCTATATACGTCCAGCGGGGGTCTTTGATCCAGCGTGAGACCCGCCTCCCAGCCGAAGAGATCCCGGGCATCCTTGTTGAGCTTCCGTGTGAACTGCCTGACGGGAATTCCGACCGGACAAACCCTCTCGCAGGCCCCGCAGTCCGTGCATCGCCCGGCACAATGGTAGGCCCGGAGGATATGAAAGGTGAAGGTATCGACGGGATCGATGCTCTTTCCCACCCACTGGGGCTGGGATTCATCGACAAAACACGTCGGACAATAGCAAAGGGGGCAGGCGTTCCGGCAGGCGTAGCACCGGATGCACCGGGAAAGCATCCTGGTGAAAAAACCCCACTTCTGCTCCGGGGCCATGGCTTCGATCTTCTCCACATCCCTGTAATCGGGAGTGGATTCCTGTTCTTCAACCGGATCGGCGATCATCTCATCGTAAATCACCGGGTTGTGATGAGTGCAGGTCGCGCAATTACGCTGGATGAACTTTTTCTTTTCAAAGGTCTCCTCGAAGCCCTCACCCTTGACGGTGAAAAAGTCGCCATGCTCCGTGAACTCACGGATTTCCCGTTGGTTGACCGCCCGTTTCACGGCCCGGTGATCGATCATTCCAGTGCAAGGGATCCCCACGATATAGAGCTGGTCCCGCCGGATCTGGTTCTCTACGATGTGGGTTACGATACTACGGGAATTACACCCGTTGGCCACGATCCCGATCTTCTCGGAGCGCTTGGTGAGGTAATTGCAAAGGTTCAACGCGCAGTTGCTGTCCCAATAAAGCTCCCCTACCCTGTCCGCATCCCGGATCACCACAGGCTCGTTAGTCATGGGGACCGTACCCTTTCTGTACCCGATGAACAGATCCACGGAGCCGTTTTCCAGTAACTTCTTGGCGATTTCCCGGATCCTCTTCCCGTATTCCAGCATCATGCCACCTCGGCCCTTCTCTTGATAAGGTACTTCGCCGGCCCTGCCTCCTTCACCGCTTGGACGACCTCCATGGCCACTTCCACGAACTTGGTGGCCTCTGCGGATGAAATCCAGGAAAAATGGAGCCTGCCCGGCTCAATTCCGACGTGTTCCAGCAGCCCCTTGAGCAGGGCGAATCGTCTACGCGCGTAATAATTACCCTCCAGGTAATGGCAGTCCCCGGGGTGTCACCCGGAAACCCATACCCCGTCGGCACCGTGGCGGAAGGCGGCCAGAATGAACTTGGGGCTGACCCGCGCCGAGCAGGGCACCCGGATCACCCGGATGTTGGAGGGATACTGGAAACGGCTCACGCCCGCCAGGTCGGCTGCACCGTAGCTGCACCAGTTGCACAGGAACGCCGTGATCTTCGGTTGCCAGTCGTTCATTTACTTCTCCTCTTGCCAAAAAGGGCGGATCCACACTCCGTAAAATCTGGAGCGGGGGGAATCGATTTCACATCTCATTGATCATGGCCATGATCTGTCCTTCCTCGAATCCCCTCAGGTTGATAGCCCCGGACCGGCAGGAGGCCACGCAAAGGCCGCATCCCTTGCAAAGTACCGGGTTGATCTCGGCCTTCCCGGCCATGGGACCCTCGGCCAGGAAGGAGGGGGCCGAGTATGGGCAGATGGACACGCATACCCCGCAACTGCTGCAGTCGGCCGGGTTCACGTAAGCCACCGTGCCGGAGGTCTTGACCTTCCGCTTGGCCAGCAGGGTCACGGCCCGGGAGGAAGCCGCCAGGGCCTGGGCCACGCTCTCATCGATGGGTTTAGGATAGTGGGCCAAGCCGCAGAGAAACACCCCGTCCGTCGAAAACTCCGAGGGTCCCAGCTTGGCATGGGCCTCCACGAAGAACCCGTCTTCGTTCATTGGGACCTTGAAGAACCGGGCCAGGTTCTCGTCCCGGTAAGGCACGACAGCGGTTGCCAGGGCCAGGAGATCAGCCCGGATCCCGATGGACTCCCTCAGGATGGGGTCCCAGACCTCGATTTCCAGGCCCTCGGGCGCCGGTGACACCCTGGGTTTGTTTTCCAGGGAATAGCGGATGAACATCACCCCTTCCATCCGGGCCTGCCGGTAAAGGTATTCCCTCTCGCCGTAAGAACGGATGTCGCGATAAAGGATATAGATATTCATTTCCGGGTTGAGCTTCTTCAAGTGCAGGGCACTCTCGATGGAGTGGGTACAGCAGACCCTGGAACAATAGGGCCTTTCAGGTTCCCTGGAGCCCACGCACTGGATGAAGACGGCCGTCTTGACATCCTTCAGGGATGGATCATCGGCCATGAACTTCCTGTCCAGGTCCAGGTGGGTAAGCACCCTCGGATCCTCTCCGTAGAGATACTCCCGGGGCCGGTATTCCGCCGCGCCGGTGGCGATCACCGCCA includes these proteins:
- a CDS encoding response regulator, producing MNENGWKVLIIDDEEGIRKVLAIALQDRGYEVITAGDGETGLGLCRKESPQIVITDVRMPGMDGIEVLRQVKEQDPDKEVIVVTAFGEMETAIRALRLGASDFILKPIDDDALFVALDRAKTRAGMRRELKEYTSLIETRLMATAAELAKTFDFQQNLIESSIDGIMACDREGRVVTYNRSMEVMTGFPRKDVLGRMHFERFFPVGSVETLKEAVDSEEFGGRNRLFLYETSLLTRDGKKVPVQLSLTRLFQDGEEVGFVGFFRDLREIRRLERRFADQARVLHQHKMMSLGRLAASVVHEINNPLAGILNYLRLMQKILNRGAPGPEHLDKFKQYLSLVESETDRCSKIVSNLLAFSRKSKTEFRTVNVNELLQKCILLSGHKLALQNIELRTELSPANPLIEGDFNQIQQCVINLIFNAVDAMPEGGTLTMSSSLEPREGIVEIRVADTGRGIPPEDLPHIFDPFFSTKTEGEGLGLGLSTVYGIVDRHKGTVHVESRPGMGTVFTLKIPVSLPEGAEGPRA
- a CDS encoding (Fe-S)-binding protein, whose protein sequence is MSEEISAKKIMDFLKPRMNARFKTWLNICAHCALCADTCHFYLANDRDPKMIPAYKVTFLKDILRKKGKVDREYLQKVYDTVYHECNLCRRCALFCPFGIDIALMIGLLRSLLFSLGIAPEGLKAAIENYRATGNQMAVSEEDWVDTLEWCEEETADELVGLKIPIDKKGAKIMYTVNAREPKFYPQDIMEVAKIFHVAGEDWTLPSKEGWDDTNLAMFCGDMETARKVVENTFKRADELGVQQVAVTE
- a CDS encoding 4Fe-4S dicluster domain-containing protein; its protein translation is MSAKVFTKGEWNEVLWALKDAYEIIVPVKDGDFHSFRSLEEGVRPNFDFHNTRLSAKGVVYPQSERMFEYSLNEGDPEANILKESPKNFGPRAVMGIRPCDAHAFEIVRRNFDNPEYRDPWWVQRYESTTLVGLGCNEPCGTCFCTSVGGGPFSERGLDVLLYDQGDVFLAKGLTDKGEALLARAPGGREASEEEMKRAEQHAEDVTSSLESTVPSDRLKEKVINELFEAPFWEDLAFACLNCGVCTYLCPTCWCFDIQDEVYGKAGDRIRNWDSCMFPLFTLHGSGHNPREQKFQRVRQRFMHKLKYYVDKYDSGVQCSGCGRCVQFCPVNIDIRDVFVLMNNFEKGS
- a CDS encoding hydrogenase iron-sulfur subunit: MNDWQPKITAFLCNWCSYGAADLAGVSRFQYPSNIRVIRVPCSARVSPKFILAAFRHGADGVWVSGUHPGDCHYLEGNYYARRRFALLKGLLEHVGIEPGRLHFSWISSAEATKFVEVAMEVVQAVKEAGPAKYLIKRRAEVA
- a CDS encoding FAD/NAD(P)-binding protein; amino-acid sequence: MKNPYLPYPVRIEEIITETEDRNLKTFKLVFLDPGDEKKFAYVPGQFAELSIAGEGEIPIGIASSPTEKGHVTFTVNKVGRVTRHLHNMKIGDVMGLRGPLGNWYPWEEMEGRNVVIIGGGFAFTTLRSSIVYMLDPENRDKFKDITVVYGARNPGMLLYKEELAAWERRDDINMHITVDATDDPDWKYNTGFVPAITEQKITSAENAIAIVCGPPVMIRFTQPVLERLGFPPERIILSLEMRMKCGIGICGRCNIGDQYVCKDGPVFSLAQLKDMPSEY
- a CDS encoding (Fe-S)-binding protein gives rise to the protein MELFHDYIRDGRIKLREKVKVPTTLQDPCNVIRGGGLAEKNRRLAEMLSEDFRLPKNQGNYNFCCAGGGGAMPMGGEMKKYRLKAGRVKAEQLRETGAELIFVPCHNCIDQIRDLIKEYDLKCKAVHYKEVISELMEIPEEMIPKEEE
- a CDS encoding 4Fe-4S dicluster domain-containing protein; the protein is MLEYGKRIREIAKKLLENGSVDLFIGYRKGTVPMTNEPVVIRDADRVGELYWDSNCALNLCNYLTKRSEKIGIVANGCNSRSIVTHIVENQIRRDQLYIVGIPCTGMIDHRAVKRAVNQREIREFTEHGDFFTVKGEGFEETFEKKKFIQRNCATCTHHNPVIYDEMIADPVEEQESTPDYRDVEKIEAMAPEQKWGFFTRMLSRCIRCYACRNACPLCYCPTCFVDESQPQWVGKSIDPVDTFTFHILRAYHCAGRCTDCGACERVCPVGIPVRQFTRKLNKDARDLFGWEAGLTLDQRPPLDVYRPDDYNDFIR
- a CDS encoding nitrate reductase, with the protein product MDFSSFVEGPLLWLAFLVFIIGTVVRVVLTVSLARKADRVVYQYFSLKYVLATLGRWILPLNKDVAKNPVFTIAGYVFHVCLILVPIWLAGHVTLWEESRFEWTWLTIPDGLADVLTLILLAIALFFLLRRILLPDVRLLTTFSDYLVLVVTALPFLTGYFLMHGTLDDLGFLGDHIRTIHILSGELMLILIPFTKLSHFILFFFSRSATAVEFGRRGYSM